The following coding sequences lie in one Acidobacteriota bacterium genomic window:
- a CDS encoding isochorismatase family cysteine hydrolase has product MKAILVVDMLKGFCKKGAPLYVGDVCDELIPKMRKFLLKAKEENVPIFYICDNHAPDDLEFKMFHPHCIEGTEEAEVMDEFKDIQGEVIKKNRYSGFFNTDLDSRLKEMGIKKLQVIGVATDICVLHTVADARNRDYEVEVIENLVGSFNKEAHDFALRHIKRVLGATIERFNE; this is encoded by the coding sequence ATGAAAGCAATTCTTGTGGTCGATATGTTAAAAGGATTCTGCAAAAAAGGAGCTCCCCTCTATGTGGGCGATGTTTGTGATGAATTAATTCCGAAAATGCGAAAATTTCTTTTAAAAGCGAAAGAAGAAAATGTCCCGATTTTCTACATCTGTGATAACCATGCTCCTGATGATTTAGAATTTAAGATGTTTCATCCGCATTGTATAGAAGGAACAGAAGAAGCAGAGGTTATGGATGAATTTAAAGATATCCAGGGTGAGGTGATAAAGAAGAATAGATACTCAGGATTTTTTAACACTGATTTAGATTCAAGATTAAAAGAAATGGGAATAAAGAAATTACAGGTAATAGGTGTTGCAACTGATATATGTGTTCTTCATACAGTAGCTGATGCGCGAAACAGAGATTATGAGGTTGAAGTTATTGAAAATCTTGTGGGAAGCTTTAACAAAGAAGCCCATGATTTTGCTCTAAGGCATATAAAAAGAGTATTAGGAGCAACCATAGAAAGGTTTAATGAATAA
- a CDS encoding nicotinate phosphoribosyltransferase yields the protein MALSEEKINFFNERADIYFLRSKKILEQESLNPVVSMEFFGSRKGIFCGIKEIVEILSDILSSHDEIWTIEEGEEFDEKEIVLRIKAPYNSFGYLETSLLGMLAHESGWATAARECVEAAQNIPVISFGARHVHPDVVGRMEYAAQVGGCAGAATTIGAGSFNRNPIGTIPHAMILIFNDTVKAALAFDKYMEKDVARVILIDTFKDEVEEARRVAKEMKDKLWGVRLDTPSERGGVTPDLVKEVRYALDTEGCKHAKIVVSGGVNPEKIKNFVKEKAPVDIFGIGSYITKAPPIDFTADIKEINGIPITKRGRIPGITNNPKLKKIKLKG from the coding sequence ATGGCTCTTTCAGAAGAAAAAATTAATTTTTTTAATGAGAGAGCTGACATTTATTTTCTCAGAAGCAAAAAAATCCTGGAACAAGAAAGTTTGAATCCTGTGGTTTCGATGGAATTTTTTGGAAGTAGAAAGGGAATTTTTTGTGGAATTAAAGAGATTGTAGAAATTCTCTCAGATATATTAAGCTCTCATGATGAAATATGGACTATTGAAGAAGGAGAAGAATTCGATGAAAAGGAAATTGTGTTAAGAATAAAAGCACCCTATAATTCTTTCGGATACCTCGAGACCTCCCTCCTTGGAATGCTCGCCCATGAGAGTGGATGGGCTACTGCTGCCAGAGAGTGCGTTGAAGCAGCTCAAAATATTCCTGTTATAAGTTTTGGAGCAAGGCATGTTCACCCTGATGTTGTAGGCAGGATGGAATACGCTGCTCAGGTAGGTGGTTGTGCTGGAGCTGCTACAACAATCGGAGCAGGGTCATTCAATCGAAATCCTATTGGCACTATTCCCCATGCAATGATTTTAATCTTTAATGATACTGTAAAAGCAGCTCTTGCCTTCGATAAATATATGGAAAAAGATGTAGCAAGAGTAATTTTGATAGATACTTTTAAGGATGAGGTTGAAGAAGCAAGAAGGGTTGCTAAAGAAATGAAAGATAAACTCTGGGGAGTAAGACTGGACACTCCTTCAGAAAGGGGAGGTGTTACCCCTGACCTTGTTAAAGAAGTGAGGTATGCTCTGGATACCGAGGGTTGCAAGCATGCAAAGATTGTTGTCAGTGGAGGAGTTAACCCTGAGAAAATAAAAAATTTTGTTAAAGAAAAGGCTCCTGTGGATATATTTGGCATTGGAAGTTACATCACGAAAGCTCCTCCCATTGATTTTACAGCAGATATAAAAGAAATAAACGGGATCCCCATAACAAAGAGAGGAAGGATTCCTGGAATCACAAACAATCCAAAATTAAAAAAAATAAAACTGAAAGGATAA
- a CDS encoding NAD-dependent epimerase/dehydratase family protein, producing MKVLVLGASGFIGSHIARELLKENFNVRVLIRKTSNIETIKGLNLEIYYGDLFDRDSITAALKNCNFLIHSAGHYPKFSLKMREELEIARIQIRNVLDAALSSKIEKMIYTSSLSTLGKGEKRGSIINENHPYNLQNVRSTYHRIKYTMEKEVFEYTRKGLPAVVLNPTFCIGEYDFKPPEYCIISRIVNKQVPAYIQGEMNAVDVKDVARGHVLALKQGRIGERYILGNKNMTTKEFLFLVSQLAGVKPPKIKIPYRISLLAGYLSETVAFLLKKRPFIPLSGIYLNRFSSYMNSSKAIKELGFPQSPLEDAIKRAIKWYYHIGYIKPR from the coding sequence ATGAAAGTTTTAGTTTTAGGAGCAAGTGGGTTTATAGGTTCTCATATTGCAAGAGAATTGCTTAAGGAAAATTTTAATGTAAGAGTGTTGATAAGAAAAACAAGTAATATTGAGACAATAAAAGGACTAAACTTGGAGATATATTACGGAGATTTATTCGATAGAGATTCGATTACAGCGGCTTTAAAAAATTGCAATTTTTTAATCCATTCTGCTGGGCATTATCCTAAATTTTCTCTTAAGATGAGAGAAGAATTGGAGATAGCCCGTATTCAAATAAGAAATGTCCTTGATGCTGCTTTGAGCTCTAAAATAGAAAAAATGATTTACACAAGCTCTCTTTCTACTCTGGGAAAAGGAGAGAAAAGAGGGTCAATAATAAATGAAAATCACCCTTATAATTTACAAAATGTAAGAAGTACATACCACAGGATTAAATACACTATGGAAAAAGAAGTTTTTGAGTATACAAGAAAGGGGCTTCCTGCTGTTGTTCTGAACCCTACGTTCTGTATAGGTGAATATGATTTTAAGCCCCCTGAATACTGCATTATTTCAAGAATTGTAAACAAGCAAGTTCCAGCATATATTCAAGGAGAGATGAATGCAGTTGATGTGAAGGATGTGGCAAGAGGCCATGTTCTGGCATTGAAACAAGGAAGAATTGGTGAAAGATACATATTGGGAAACAAAAATATGACAACAAAAGAATTTTTGTTTTTAGTCTCACAATTAGCTGGTGTAAAGCCACCAAAAATAAAAATTCCATATAGAATTTCATTATTAGCAGGTTATTTGAGCGAAACAGTTGCATTTTTATTGAAAAAAAGACCTTTCATTCCTCTTTCTGGGATTTATTTAAACAGATTCTCTTCGTATATGAATTCTTCAAAGGCAATCAAAGAATTAGGCTTCCCCCAGAGTCCATTAGAAGATGCAATAAAAAGAGCCATTAAGTGGTATTATCATATTGGCTACATCAAGCCTCGTTAA
- a CDS encoding M20/M25/M40 family metallo-hydrolase, which produces MNILRSFLKQLPIEYLIFTFIILPINSTVSAQTMESERQAHYMKIVTEFVRTALIDQKGYDLLSELCAIGPRLSGSENSLKAIQWAKSTMEKLGFDRVTLQPVMVPKWVRGDVEKAEIVKSKLFKGKKLNISAYGGSVATPPSGITAEVLEVKTFDELHALSDRTKGKIIFFNRPMDRGVINTFASYGSAVNQRSSGAIEAAKVGGVAAIVRSVTTKYDNIPHVGAMHYLDNLVKVPSVAIGLKDADFLSAALKKDSLLKIRLRLSCKAFPDVQSYNVMGDIIGSEKPEEVIVVGGHFDSWDQGEGAHDDGAGCIQSMEVLNLFQRLGIKPKRTIRCVFFINEENGLRGAIAYGKYADTSEEIHIAAIESDRGAFTPRGFSVEGDSAIIQKINSWLPILQKAEIEWVRSGGSGADVSQIKSCKVKIGYVPDTQRYFDLHHSAHDVFSAVHPREMELGSAALAILVYLISEEGL; this is translated from the coding sequence ATGAACATCTTAAGATCTTTTCTTAAACAACTTCCCATAGAGTATCTCATCTTCACATTTATCATACTTCCAATCAATTCAACAGTTTCAGCGCAAACAATGGAATCCGAGCGGCAAGCTCACTACATGAAGATTGTAACTGAATTTGTCCGAACTGCATTAATAGATCAAAAAGGATACGATCTTCTTAGCGAACTCTGCGCCATCGGTCCCCGCTTAAGCGGGTCGGAAAATTCTCTTAAAGCTATTCAATGGGCTAAATCAACTATGGAGAAACTCGGATTCGATCGTGTGACACTCCAACCAGTGATGGTTCCGAAATGGGTGCGTGGAGATGTAGAAAAGGCAGAAATTGTTAAATCAAAGCTTTTTAAGGGAAAAAAATTAAACATATCAGCATACGGTGGAAGTGTTGCAACTCCTCCGTCAGGAATCACAGCTGAAGTATTAGAGGTTAAAACATTTGATGAACTCCATGCCCTTAGCGACAGAACAAAAGGAAAAATAATCTTTTTTAACCGTCCGATGGATAGGGGCGTAATAAATACATTTGCTTCTTATGGCAGTGCTGTTAATCAACGCTCTTCAGGTGCAATCGAAGCTGCAAAAGTCGGCGGAGTTGCAGCAATTGTTCGTTCAGTTACAACAAAATACGACAATATTCCGCATGTGGGTGCAATGCATTATCTTGATAACTTGGTGAAGGTTCCATCTGTTGCAATTGGTTTGAAAGATGCTGATTTCTTAAGCGCAGCATTGAAGAAAGACTCATTATTGAAAATAAGACTCAGACTCTCGTGCAAAGCATTTCCCGATGTACAATCCTATAATGTGATGGGAGATATCATTGGTTCTGAAAAGCCTGAAGAAGTGATTGTGGTTGGAGGTCATTTTGATAGTTGGGATCAAGGAGAAGGAGCCCACGATGATGGCGCTGGCTGCATTCAATCAATGGAAGTTTTGAATTTATTTCAAAGACTTGGCATAAAACCAAAACGAACGATTAGGTGTGTGTTTTTTATCAATGAAGAAAATGGATTACGAGGCGCTATTGCTTATGGTAAGTATGCAGATACCAGTGAAGAAATACATATAGCAGCTATCGAATCTGATAGGGGTGCATTTACTCCACGAGGATTCAGTGTTGAGGGAGACTCAGCAATTATTCAAAAAATTAACAGCTGGTTGCCGATATTACAAAAAGCTGAAATCGAATGGGTGCGTTCTGGAGGCAGTGGAGCTGATGTCTCCCAGATAAAAAGCTGTAAAGTTAAAATCGGGTATGTTCCCGATACCCAGCGGTACTTCGATTTACACCATTCAGCGCACGATGTCTTTTCCGCAGTTCATCCCAGAGAGATGGAATTAGGTTCAGCAGCACTTGCAATTTTGGTTTATTTAATAAGTGAAGAAGGATTGTAA